A single window of Corythoichthys intestinalis isolate RoL2023-P3 chromosome 21, ASM3026506v1, whole genome shotgun sequence DNA harbors:
- the LOC130909926 gene encoding tripartite motif-containing protein 16-like protein yields MPTRHNSVIILQEQGKPDWINLSLDDKTANKMLWISDNGSKVCRRIEEVCPVLDRPERYECSPQVLAKESIWKMRAYWEVEFSGWVVIGATFEGAGRRANSGPSGLGENEESWGLCWAGTRYQIWFNGINKDIISVPYCSTIGVYIDQPAGIISFYVVSGEGTEREVKLLHRVKTKLNKKILPGFWMGIQSACTLLKRAE; encoded by the exons ATGCCCACCAGGCACAATTCTGTGATAATTCTGCAAGAACAGGGCAAACCAG ATTGGATAAATTTGTCTTTGGATGACAAGACTGCTAACAAGATGTTATGGATTTCGGACAATGGCTCCAAGGTGTGTCGAAGGATCGAGGAGGTCTGTCCAGTCTTAGACCGACCAGAGAGATATGAATGCTCACCTCAG GTACTGGCTAAAGAAAGCATATGGAAGATGAGGGCCTACTGGGAAGTGGAATTCTCAGGCTGGGTGGTAATCGGAGCCACCTTCGAGGGAGCGGGTCGCAGGGCCAACTCCGGGCCGAGCGGCCTCGGGGAGAACGAGGAATCGTGGGGCCTGTGCTGGGCAGGAACACGCTACCAGATCTGGTTTAATGGCATTAACAAAGACATCATTAGTGTGCCTTATTGCTCCACCATCGGCGTGTACATCGACCAGCCCGCGGGCATCATCAGCTTCTATGTGGTGAGCGGCGAGGGGACAGAAAGGGAGGTTAAGTTGCTACACAGGGTCAAGACCAAGCTGAACAAAAAGATTCTTCCTGGGTTCTGGATGGGAATTCAGTCTGCATGTACGTTACTGAAACGAGCAGAATGA
- the LOC130909927 gene encoding tripartite motif-containing protein 16-like protein: MNVLCKERIQGFRAYYEVQCSGWVVVGLASESTGRRNKDGSCGLGDNENSWCLGWSGSSYHAWHDGHISEIPGIPRSPVLGVYIDHPAGILNFYALEVGEDGTVADEVTVLQQIKSPFCDKMIPGVWMGMHSDCVIRRCN; this comes from the exons ATGAAC GTGCTTTGCAAAGAGCGCATCCAGGGCTTCCGGGCCTACTATGAGGTGCAGTGTTCTGGCTGGGTGGTCGTCGGCCTGGCCAGTGAAAGCACTGGAAGGAGGAACAAGGATGGCTCTTGCGGCCTCGGTGACAACGAGAACTCCTGGTGTCTGGGCTGGAGTGGTTCAAGTTATCACGCCTGGCACGATGGTCACATATCAGAAATCCCAGGCATTCCCAGGTCTCCCGTGTTAGGCGTGTACATTGACCACCCTGCTGGTATCCTCAATTTCTACGCCCTGGAGGTGGGTGAGGATGGCACCGTGGCAGATGAAGTGACCGTCCTGCAGCAGATTAAGAGTCCcttttgtgacaaaatgatACCAGGTGTGTGGATGGGCATGCATTCTGATTGCGTGATCCGACGCTGCAAttga